The Triticum aestivum cultivar Chinese Spring chromosome 4B, IWGSC CS RefSeq v2.1, whole genome shotgun sequence sequence AAAGTAGAGCTAGTGCAGTTTCATTTTCTCTTGGACATGGAAGCAGAGGTAGTGTACCATCAGTTGCTTGATCTGATGTTGTACAAATAGCTTTTGTAAtgggttttttctttcttttgtcccTGCATGAGTTTCATATATTAGCTTAAGTAAGACAAGAGTCAGGTGGAACAGAAATCTCATATTGATATAGCAAGTACCTTTTTTGCTTTGCTACTTCTGCATAGGCTTCTAGTGCTTCAGGAGCAGCATCTTTGCAGCTTTGCCATCTATGTCCATAAGCTTTGCAAATTGAACACTGGTGATggcctttctttccctttcccttgcTATTCTCAGCACCACTTTTGTGCCTCTGCACCTTTGGCCTCCAGGGGCCCTCCTAAGGATTGGGGGATTCAAGAAGAATTCTTTGTTCACACTAGGCCATTGAGACATGTCAGTTAGGCCAGGAAGAATAGGAGCATAAGCTGCAACGAACTTGGCAACGCTGTAACAATCATCAACGAAGTCTTCTATTGTGACCCCCCTAATTCCAGTAATAAAGCTAATTGCATGTTTGCAAGGCTTCCCAGAGACTTGAAATGCCCTGCATGTGCATGTCCTATTTGCTAGATCAGTGACGTGGCACTTGCCACCTAGTGCAACACTCTCACTCACCTCTGCAATCATGTCATCTATTCTCTCATATTCAATGTCCAGCCCCCTGCTTATGTCATTCAACTCCTTCATGACACTTGGAAGTATACGTCGACCTTGAAATTTTCTAGCTACCCTTCTCCTCTTCTCAAACTTGACAGTAATCTTTCTCCTGATCTTGTCCATGAGCTGAAACAACATGAGACCTTTGTGCTTGCGGATCTAGTTGTTGAAACACTCGGCCAAATTATTTGTCACATAATCCACTTTTGAGGAGGTTGAATATTTGCTCCTTGACCATAGCCTGCTGTGGTACTTGTTTAAATATGCTATTGCAGCAGCCTTTTTCTCCTCTATGGCTGCCATGTGATAGTCAAACCCTCGAGGAGTCCATGAATAAGCAGCTGGCCACAAATGATCATCAAAAACTTTACCATGAAACTTTTTCTTGAAGTTCACAACCAAATGTCCCATGCATTCTCTATGTTCTGCATACCCAAAGACCTGTTCGATTGCAGTGTCAATCCCTTTTCCCGCATCTGAACATATAGCTAGACCAGGGGGAGAGCCAATAGCATCACGAAGCTTCTCCAAAAACCACACCCAACTTTCAGTAGTTTCTGAGTCAATAACTCCATAGACTACAGGATACAACCAATTGTGCCCATCAACGGCACAAGCAGCAGCTAATTGGCCTTTGTACTTGCCTGTCAAATGAGTGCTATCTATCGCCAAGTAAGGTCTACAGCCAGCCAAGAATCCATCGCACAAAGGCTTCAGCCCAACAAACATCCGTATGAAATATTTTTTCTGATCATACTCCATGTGGTCAATCGCAACTATGCTTCCAGGAGACCTCTTCTCAACCTCAGCTTTCCAAGCATATAGCTTGTCAAAAGAATCATCCCAGTCACCAAACAACTTAGCCATTGCTAGCCCTTTGCCACGGAATACTTTCATGTATTGGACGTTGATCTTGTACTTGTCATGTAGCCTCCTCCGTAACTCCATCGGCCGAACACTAGGATCTTCTTTTACCCAGTCCATGACTTTCTCACACACCCATGCCTTTGAAGCATTTTtctgcttctttttcttctttgcgctAGAACAAGTGTGCTCCTGCACATGAACTTTGACCTGCATTAAATAAACAATGGAAAAAACTAGTGTCAGTCAACTCCATTTTATAACAAAAGATCACTCAACAAAATTATGCGACTAACACACCTCCATAGTTTCTTGGTCATCCAACCTCCCAACATGAATTCTCCATTTACAATCCGTCTTCTTTGCCCGGCGACAATAAGCCCTGAATCGAGTAGGTTCACCTTTTTCAACCTTGAATTTGAACTCTTTCTTTACAGCATATGTAGCAATTGCCAACCTAAACTCTTCAATGTTGGGGTACTTTGCGCCAACATGCATTGGCGGGTTTTCTTTGTCATAAGCATTTTCTGGAATAGCATCCGGTCTAGCATCTTCTGCAACCCATTCCTCATCATCACTGCTATCCTCAACATAATCATTATTTGGTATATCTTTTTCTTTGACCTCATCATCACTATCGGAACCAACACTGCCAATTGAGTACTGGTCCTCCTCATCTACACCAACATGTTCATATTCTTCATGCGGATTGTCAAGATATGTATCTGTTAGGCATACACTAGCTTCATCAATGACGCTACTTGGTTGACTAGGCAGTGCTATAGATGGTGTTTGGTTCGAAGGAGTACATGGAACATCAACATTATCACTTCTCTCGGAATATTTGATGATCAAATGGCCACTTCTATTCTGATCAAAACAGGCAAACATTTTCATGCATTCTTCATCATTTGACACAGAGATATTTTTGCCACTAATGGAATCAAAGTACTCAAGAAATATATTATCCTCTGAGCACAAATCAAAATTTCCGGCAATACAAGCCAGCAAATCCTTCATACTTGTCCTACTACCCTCAATAATCTGCCAACTAAATATCGAATCCCCAGTGATTTTGGTTCCACTGCCACAAACCTTCACCTCTACTGTATAGCTACAAGACTGGATCATCCTGTGGATGATGCAAACCATGTCAATTGTGCATTCTACTACCAAAAACTGCAGCAAAAAGGGATAGGGAGCCCGAGAAATTACCTAGCGCAAATAGCAGAGAGAGAGGTCGAGCCACATTCATCAGCTATGCCGTCCTCCTCGTCGGGCATGGAATTCTGGGGCAGATGGGCTGCTGCAAGTGCGCCCACAAAGGAGTTGATCTTGCGGAGGGCCTCGGCCGTCGGCGCCACTGCCCCACTCTCCACCTCGCCGGAATCCCCAATGCTAGGGTTCTGGGCAACATGGCCACTCGGAGAGGTTGGTGCTGCTGGGCCCCATGTGTTGGCCGTCGAAGACGTGGTGAGACGCGGTGGTACAGGCGCGGCGGCGATGGGGCCGTGCGACAAGGGCTGGGGAAGCGCTGGCGGCGGTTCCGCCATGAAGCGCCGCCTAGATAGCATCAGAGATGCGGTGGGCGAGAGACCTAGGGAAGCGCCAGCGACGATTCCACCATGATGCGGCACCGAAGGGGGGTGGGGGAGTGGCGGTGGGGGTTGTGGTGGCGCCGACGGGGGTTCCTCCATTGCGGCTCGCTGGAGGCCGGCGTTGCGTTGCGCGTGCGGATTGGGGATGGTCGGGGGGTGCGTGGAGTCGTGGGATGGGGAGGGTCGGGTGCGTGCGTGAGTTGTTGTTTTTTCTAAACTAAGGGTAAATTTGAAATTTGTGGGAAATCTAACAAGGAAAACGGACACTATCTAACGGCAGACTAACGGCAATGGCAAAAAAGCAATAGAATTTGTTCGTGTCTGGTATATAAGCACCGGAGCTTTGTTGGATGGCAAATGAGCCATTGCTGAGGTTGTCGATGGTATAGAAGCAATTTTCTCTTGCAAATATCCTTGAGAAGCAACAATTTGAATAGAGGGATGATCATGCACAGTTCAACCAAAATCACAGTTGCAAACGCCAGCCATATCGATATGGTCGTTGAGGAGAAACATTCTAACGGAGAAAGGCACACAAAAATCTGAAAGAAACAAAATCAAGCAGCAACTTGCCAGTTTGTAAAATTGGGAACAGAGCACACCATAGTGTGGCTTCGTATTGTTCCCACAAAAAAGGATAATAAAGCAATATGGCTGAAAAATGAATTTTTTCTACTTAGGGAAACTACTCGTAAGAGGTAAATGAAAAATATAAAATAGATGGACAATCATAGTTCTCTAATCCGAGACATGCATCTGTTATATGCCTCTATCAGTACACAGGAGGCAAGACATCAACAAAAGAAAGGAAAGAGGATTTGTGAGACTGTCACCAAGGTGAAAATAATAGTCATAGCGGAACAAAAAACATCATCTCCACATTTGATCTGAACCAAGGAAAGAAGTGGACTCCACATTTGATCTGAACCAAGGACAGAAGAGGATTACATGTAGTCAAAGAAGCATAGCACACAGAAATAAGTTAAAAGTATAAATTCAAGACCAGCAAGACAAAATAAAAATTAAATTAGCAAGGAATGGATTGTAAGAATAAGCCCATTTGGAATATAAATCACTTAAACTTCATGATGGAAAGAGAGAAAGCCATATATAAAGAAGCTACAAATGTTGATTTTGGGCAACATGTCATCAGGGACATACACACCTGTAACCAATGGAAACTCAAATAGTCAAACCATCTCAAGAAACCAGAATACCTTAGCTGACACTGAAAAGGTGAAATGATGTTGTTAAAATGACCCATAGTTTATTTTTTTAACTAATGACAAGAAGTTCTTGTGCATTATTGCAACTACATTCATAAGTTGTGGCCCTGCTAGACACTTCCAAAAGCACAAAGCAGATATTTAATAGACAGAAAATGACCCCACGTCCTCCAAAGGAAAGTTACGACATCACATGCTCGTCATAAAGAGAAAAGTTGTCACAACGTATAATTTGTGGGCATGTAATTGGCAAGAAGCCCATAACTTAACTCTCCCAATTCATCTAATGTACCAATAGTAATGGCATTAATACGAGTGAATCGCATAATCTGACTTCAGACTAACACCATGAATATGGTTCAATTAGCACACTCAATTAGTCCATCTAGAATACACAATGCTCAGTACTAACTCAAACCTTAGATCCGATTCACCGATTGTTGATCCTGAAATAAGGTACACACCACCTAACCTGTTTGTTTGCACTTAAAATGGCAATGTAACTTTTTAGCTCTATGTGTAGTGCCCAATCCTAGAATAGATTAAACAAGAGGAACTAATTAGCATATATTTTACTCAAGATTTGTACGGGTCCAGATTTAATTTCTTAGTTTAAACAACCAAACAGTAGAAAATAAGCTGTTAGTAGAATATTTCTGCAATGTTTGTAAAGTAGAGTACAAACTGCAAATCAACTAAGATATGAGACATACTGGATAAGATAGGATATAACTGAATGTATAAAACACCAAAGAGAAAATGTGGAGAACCAGGGGGTGTGGCAGTTCGGCCcgggcatgacgcggaggtggacGCACCAATATCAGCTGCTACTCCTTGAAGTGACAATGGGACATTCTCTGTGAATTTTCATAATCGAAGGAAAGCTAGAAAACATCAAACAAACTTACTACTTCAGATAAAGAAGATGAGAACTACCATGGCAATAATCTAATCTAACCTCCGTTCAATCATCAACAAACACATAGAAGTAGAAGCACGATAGAATCGGTTCACAAAAAATAAGAACTACCATACCACAATATCCTTGTGCAAGAGAATGCCAAATATCATGATTAGAAACCAGTAAGAATGATCGATAAAATAGTAATGATGTATTCTAAATTCATATATAAAGAAAATACAGTGCGGTGCATTTTCTATGATGAACTGTCTATATGAACTCAAAAGCATGTCATTAACTATATGCATCCCATCTCAACATGGAAGAAGTATTCCAAACATTTGATAGTGTAACTCTCCTACATCATATATATTTCCTAACGGATTAATGAAAGAGAGGTCAAACAGAATTACATCTTCTCCAGTCTTcaaagttggaagcacaacatggATTAGATAAAATTCACGCTTTCAAATTTCTTTTGTCTCTAGAACTAATAAATCGATATCAACTCACCGCCAAAGATATAGCAACAAAATTGGAAATCTGGACACTACAAGCAAGATACAAAACAGATGTCACTATTATTTATGGTGCCATCATAAACCAGTAGGCACATCTGCTAGATTCTTATTTAGAAGTTGAGATGACACTATTATTTCTGGACGATATCAATATGCTACCTGCCTCACATGGAATAAGTGCTACAAAATCAGAATTCAGCCCAAACAGTCTCACTAATCCTTCAGCTACAAAGCAAGAAAAAAAGAGTGGCATGAGTAGTACAGCTAAAATCCGGAACAATAATATTTCTAGCACTAAGAACCTCTGAAAGCAAAATCGAAGACATAAGGACAAAAGTGCAATTATGTGTAACAGAGGCCGCACAACAGACATTAAAGTGGCACATTCTGAAATGACATCTTTAGGAACAAATTATGTGTAACCGAGGCCGCACAACAGACATTAAAGTGGCACATTCTTAAACCTGACATCTTTAGGACCAAATTACTCAGGGATAAAATCTGATAGAATATGAACTCCATGTATCCTATCCAAGCGGTAACTATAAaagggagtatttaaccaaaaactaccacaattcgcggaaacgtgacagaaaactaccactttacgattttgtcccgaaaactaccacttttttattaatccgtgacaaaaaactaccaagtgCGAAAACTGCTCGCTTTGCTTGGGTTAAACGCGAATCTGACTGCCCGATCCCACACATAAACGGGCTAAAAATGCAATCGGATCCCTAGTTTTTCttcaaaaaagcaatcgggtcctccgcctccttctcctcctcgtcgccggcctcctccttccccagCCGCTTGCCGCCGGCGGACGGGAACGGCTGCTGCTGCGGCGAGTCCACGTTGGCACGCTGGCGGGAGCGCGCGGGAGCGCGCGGGAGCGCGCGGGAGCGCGCGGCAGCGGGCATGGCGCGTGCGCGCGCAGAGCAAGCCGCAGGGCGTGGAAGAGGAGNNNNNNNNNNTTAACTAATGACAAGAAGTTCTTGTGCATTATTGCAACTACATTCATAAGTTGTGGCCCTGCTAGACACTTCCAAAAGCACAAAGCAGATATTTAATAGACAGAAAATGACCCCACGTCCTCCAAAGGAAAGTTACGACATCACATGCTCGTCATAAAGAGAAAAGTTGTCACAACGTATAATTTGTGGGCATGTAATTGGCAAGAAGCCCATAACTTAACTCTCCCAATTCATCTAATGTACCAATAGTAATGGCATTAATACGAGTGAATCGCATAATCTGACTTCAGACTAACACCATGAATATGGTTCAATTAGCACACTCAATTAGTCCATCTAGAATACACAATGCTCAGTACTAACTCAAACCTTAGATCCGATTCACCGATTGTTGATCCTGAAATAAGGTACACACCACCTAACCTGTTTGTTTGCACTTAAAATGGCAATGTAACTTTTTAGCTCTATGTGTAGTGCCCAATCCTAGAATAGATTAAACAAGAGGAACTAATTAGCATATATTTTACTCAAGATTTGTACGGGTCCAGATTTAATTTCTTAGTTTAAACAACCAAACAGTAGAAAATAAGCTGTTAGTAGAATATTTCTGCAATGTTTGTAAAGTAGAGTACAAACTGCAAATCAACTAAGATATGAGACATACTGGATAAGATAGGATATAACTGAATGTATAAAACACCAAAGAGAAAATGTGGAGAACCAGGGGGTGTGGCAGTTCGGCCcgggcatgacgcggaggtggaaGCACCAATATCAGTTGCTACTCCTTGAAGTGACAATGGGACATTCTCTGGGAATTTTCATAATCGAAGGAAAGCTAGAAAACATCAAACAAACTTACTACTTCAGATAAAGAAGATGAGAACTACCATGGCAATAATCTAATCTAACCTCCGTTCAATCATCAACAAACACATAGAAGTAGAAGCACGATAGAATCGGTTCACAAAAAATAAGAACTACCATACCACAATATCCTTGTGCAAGAGAATGCCAAATATCATGATTAGAAACCAGTAAGAATGATCGATAAAATAGTAATGATGTATTCTAAATTCATATATAAAGAAAATACAGTGCGGTGCATTTTCTATGATGAACTGTCTATATGAACTCAAAAGCATGTCATTAACTATATGAATCCCATCTCAACATGGAAGAAGTATTCCAAACATTTGATAGTGTAACTCTCCTACATCATATATATTTCCTAACGGATTAATGAAAGAGAGGTCAAACAGAATTACATCTTCTCCAGTCTTcaaagttggaagcacaacatggATTAGATAAAATTCACGCTTTCAAATTTCTTTTGTCTCTAGAACTAATAAATCGATATCAACTCACCGCCAAAGATATAGCAACAAAATTGGAAATATGGACACTACAAGCAAGATACAAAACAGATGTCACTATTATTTATGGTGCCATCATAAACCAGTAGGCACATCTGCTAGATTCTTATTTAGAAGTTGAGATGACACTATTATTTCTGGACGATATCAATATGCTACCTGCCTCACATGGAATAAGTGCTACAAAATCAGAATTCAGCCCAAACAGTCTCACTAATCCTTCAGCTACAAAGCAAGAAAAAAAGAGTGGCATGAGTAGTACAGCTAAAATCCGGAACAATAATATTTCTAGCACTAAGAACCTCTGAAAGCAAAATCGAAGACATAAGGACAAAAGTGCAATTATGTGTAACAGAGGCCGCACAACAGACATTAAAGTGGCACATTCTGAAATGACATCTTTAGGAACAAATTATGTGTAACCGAGGCCGCACAACAGACATTAAAGTGGCACATTCTTAAACCTGACATCTTTAGGACCAAATTACTCAGGGATAAAATCTGATAGAATATGAACTCCATGTATNNNNNNNNNNNNNNNNNNNNNNNNNNNNNNNNNNNNNNNNNNNNNNNNNNNNNNNNNNNNNNNNNNNNNNNNNNNNNNNNNNNNNNNNNNNNNNNNNNNNNNNNNNNNNNNNNNNNNNNNNNNNNNNNNNNNNNNNNNNNNNNNNNNNNNNNNNNNNNNNNNNNNNNNNNNNNNNNNNNNNNNNNNNNNNNNNNNNNNNNNNNNNNNNNNNNNNNNNNNNNNNNNNNNNNNNNNNNNNNNNNNNNNNNNNNNNNNNNNNNNNNNNNNNNNNNNNNNNNNNNNNNNNNNNNGTGCGCGCGCAGAGCAAGCCGCAGGGCGTGGAAGAGGAGGCCGGGCGCGGCCGAACACGGCGGGGCGCGAGCGGCCGAAGTCGGCCGGGGTCAGGATCTCGCCAGGATCCCCCTCCTCCGCCCgctcgtccccctcttcctcctcaccaagatggaaggcgccggaagccctggatgccgcCAGCTCCGACGTCCCCTTCCTCGGGCCGCCGAGATCATCACCGCCATTCCGTCACCTCCAAGCCTCCTCCGAGCACGCCGACCATCCCAACGTCTCCGCAGTGAGCTCATGGACCGAATTCCCCTCTTCCCCGCCTCGATTTCTTGCTTTAGCCGTCACCCCCTTGAagaccgaaccgcgccgccgcacgagctcgtcgccggccacattccggtgaccatttggtcccaggCATGCGCCCATCATACTCACCGCATCACGTAGACGCCGTAGGTGATAATCGCACATCGCCACGGCCatcgtagcgtcgaccccgagctcacccgaggtccggcgaccaccaaggtcgacgccggcgacaactccggcctCCCCAGGCCCAACCGCCACAACCACTCGATGCGCGAGTTCACCAGCAGTCTGTAGCATCTCCACCGTTGATTTGGtcgacggaggaccaaatccgagcctCACCGCCgtgtctggactcgccggcgtcgagtcgccggcgagtttgacctgttcgacccggggtttgacctccctggggtcaacacacgtgggccccgcccctgattagattagtttaggactaattacccctgctgacactgacagcgggcccagtggctgttaatttgattagttagatttaattaaccctgttagttaattgtgtcactgacatgtcgaccccactggtcaggtttgacctggaccacgtcagttgacctgctgaggtcacacctacgtcatgctgacgcaattaatatTTTTCTGGAATAaagataatccaggaaattccagaaaatgttttaaacttctaaaaatcatataaattcaaccgtaactcagaatgaaataatttatatatgaaaaatgatcaaaaaaatccaatctatccatctgtaccattttcatgcatgttagaacaacttatgactactgtttaggacaattcaattaaatggcatttaagaaatcacatatggagtttgaatttgaacctaggattcaaaccaactctatttaacttgctgctagttgcattagctcaaaccacagcatattgacatgtcatgatcatgcatcatattgtgcattgcattgattgtatttcttccatgtttgtcggtatttgtcccctctcagtagatgatgttccgacgatgagttcgatgacaccgatgaaaaactatactatcttcagaagtgccaggcaagcaaaacccccttactcattccgatacaatcccactctctcgctcctgctctattttactgcattaggacaacaacgatacaactattACCTGCTGCggcagttgaacccctttatcctctgcatgaactgtcattgccacagtaaatagatgaaacccactagcatgagtaggagttgtttgagccctgatgtgcctactaattcatgcttgtttgtcatgcctgctattgcttagagttgtgtcaggtctgattcatcggggatgaattggaggtgtgtaaacatgtcctactgtgtgtgagctaagtgtgtgaacacgatttggtaaaggtagcggtgagatgccatgtaggagtacatggtgggttgtctcattgcagccgtcctcaggaactgagttctgtgtttgtgatccatgaacaattactaccacacattgggttccggtaactcgacccctctcgacttattaatcaacatgatctctgtccaggagttgcaactagtttctggtgtttgtagatagtgttagtagtctaccaagtggcacccggtacaggtgggcttgggacagactaggcaccatggcacggtgtaccaagcatagatccacccgtcgaggtgggcttgggaaccctgcacacatcgtttggggccgtgagcgacaccccggccggatctccttgcggatggaacccgaataggcgataaacctggacgagagacttgtgtggttagtaaggtcgtggccgacaccctcgctgggcttctgcttgaaggttgccgagtacatgtcgtgtaaacggcggtaagtggtgagagcctgtgtgaagaagtacacccctatagggttaatatgatctattcgaatagccgtgtccgcggaaaaggacttctgggttgcctgtacagttcatagacaagtgaaagtggatactctaaaatacgcaagataagcgtgagtgctatggatggtgttctcgtagggagacgggagcggatccatagtggtgtattgatatggtgaatatgtggactcgtgtgcgccacctcaaaagagttacttgcagtcgtagttcaggttagccaccgagtcaaagctggcttgctgcagttaaactccaccaccccctttgttgataatgatgcatatgtagttagttctgatgtaagtcttgctgggtacatttgtattcacgttgcctaatttatgtttttgcagagagacttcagtcttgctagtagtatcgtgtcgacttcgacgtttagcttgttacctcagctacgatcttgtgccctcggcaggatctggtagatagtcaggcttctcagcctttttcatttgtagatgtctgtactcagacatgttaagcttccgcttgtgcttgacttgtgtgctctgaatgctgggtcatgagacccatgtttgtaatatctcgctcctcggagcctattgaataaatacttgagttgtagagtcatgttgtgatgccatgttgtatttgcacatatcgagcatattgtgtgtatgttattgaaatgcttggtatgtgtgggatttgactatctagttgtttatccttagtagcctctcttaccgggaaatgtctcctagtgtttccactgagcgatggtagcttgctactgctacggaacacttaggctggccggcatgtgtccttcttcattcctgtgtctgtcccttcggggaaatgtcacgcgatgaataccggagtcctgttagcccgctatagcccggttcaccggagtcctgctagcccagtgctacagcctggattcactcgttgatgaccgacacgttcgatgttgggtcatggatgcatgtccctgtaagtttgtgccactttgggtttacgactagccatgtcagcccaggctccttatcatatggatgctagcgacactatcatatacgtgtgccaaaagatgcaaacggtcccgagcaaaggtaaggcgacacctgtggggataccatgcgtgaggccgcaaagtgatatgaggtgttacatgctagatcgatgtggcattgagttggggtcctgacatcaagatcgtgccatagagagaacacgagagagagagagagagagatcaaacacatagctactggtacataccatcagcccgagggtgaactactccctcctcgtcatggatagcgccgggatgatgaagatggccaccggtgagggattccccctccgacagggtgctggaacgggctcccgagaggtttttggtggctacagaggcttgcggcggcggaactcctgacagctttggtatcagagcttgactgcctgtaggattaccaagccaaactggtcgaagttgagtctagaaattctttagttatataagggaattgattgtgggatggaacgtaaggctctttttactccttataccttatgcccttctgatctgagtcatcttatctttcctacggggttaaggaattaggatttctcttctttctatcaggatcacgtgttactaatccgtagacctataggattgatggttctaagcttgagttcagttcctactatcttctgtatgttaactgttgatcttgaaaccttgatattgtgcttctgagtggctatgccaccatttttgtagcatgtctccaatctttcgagcatttacagcagttatgctgtccgagtcatcccaggtttctaaatagtctgatgcatttgcaaatcccttcctcctgttcccgatgtgcctttggtcagattaatcacacaaatcagtgagttga is a genomic window containing:
- the LOC123090086 gene encoding uncharacterized protein, yielding MKMFACFDQNRSGHLIIKYSERSDNVDVPCTPSNQTPSIALPSQPSSVIDEASVCLTDTYLDNPHEEYEHVGVDEEDQYSIGSVGSDSDDEVKEKDIPNNDYVEDSSDDEEWVAEDARPDAIPENAYDKENPPMHVGAKYPNIEEFRLAIATYAVKKEFKFKVEKGEPTRFRAYCRRAKKTDCKWRIHVGRLDDQETMEVKVHVQEHTCSSAKKKKKQKNASKAWVCEKVMDWVKEDPSVRPMELRRRLHDKYKINVQYMKVFRGKGLAMAKLFGDWDDSFDKLYAWKAEVEKRSPGSIVAIDHMEYDQKKYFIRMFVGLKPLCDGFLAGCRPYLAIDSTHLTGKYKGQLAAACAVDGHNWLYPVVYGVIDSETTESWVWFLEKLRDAIGSPPGLAICSDAGKGIDTAIEQVFGYAEHRECMGHLVVNFKKKFHGKVFDDHLWPAAYSWTPRGFDYHMAAIEEKKAAAIAYLNKYHSRLWSRSKYSTSSKVDYVTNNLAECFNN